A stretch of Henckelia pumila isolate YLH828 chromosome 4, ASM3356847v2, whole genome shotgun sequence DNA encodes these proteins:
- the LOC140860601 gene encoding protein SEMI-ROLLED LEAF 2-like: MQLGAVCGNLFTASLRLHTPPQTSQGNNRNGDPPTISKPPLVFSFTKENLTALMEGTATRAATEAVAQFVETRQRRSTDKRAHRRGHSSHDPDNKDPKKTKSKVNDKDPAGHPNDQKIAKLCEYAVKNPFRIPKIAKHLEERCYKELRNGHSPYFCQCRCGNNKLLQVCTEQVAYFAVNLLIVINELLDDAKQDDVLIIGCQTLSTFIYRQVDGTYARYIENLGEKYACWLVRVMMCIKSIS, from the exons atgcag cttggcgccgtctgtgggaacttGTTCACTGCATCATTGAGATTGCATACTCCACCACAAACATCTCAAGGAAATAATCGCAATGGAGACCCACCTACAATCTCCAAACCACCGCTTGTATTTAGTTTTACAAAGGAAAATTTGACAGCCTTAATGGAAGGAACAGCCACACGCGCAGCAACTGAAGCGGTCGCTCAGTTTGTGGAAACCCGTCAACGCCGAAGCACCGACAAGAGAGCTCATAGAAGAGGGCACTCATCTCATGACCCCGATAACAAAGACCCAAAGAAAACTAAGTCTAAAGTGAATGACAAAGATCCT GCTGGCCATCCAAATGACCAGAAAATTGCAAAGCTATGTGAATATGCTGTCAAAAATCCATTCCGAATTCCAAAG ATTGCTAAACATCTCGAAGAAAGGTGTTATAAAGAACTGCGAAATGGTCACTCACCTTATTTTTGTCAGTGTCGTTGCGGAAACAATAAATTACTTCAAGTTTGTACTGAGCAAGT AGCATATTTTGCTGTTAATTTGTTGATTGTTATAAATGAACTGCTGGATGATGCTAAACAAGACGATGTCCTAATAATTGGATGCCAAACACTGTCTACTTTTATATACCGTCAG GTAGATGGAACTTACGCTCGTTATATTGAAAATTTGGGGGAAAAATATGCTTGCTGGCTCGTAAGAGTGATGATGTGCATCAAAAGCATAAGTTGA